From the Lentisphaera araneosa HTCC2155 genome, the window TATATGGGACTGAATGTTTCACAGCTCGAAGAACTCAAAACTGAGTTGAAAGCTAATGAAGCTACACTACAGGTTCATAAAAATACGCTCATTAAGAAAGCCGCTGAAGGCAAGCCTTACAGTGACCTATCAAATTTAGAACTTACTGGCGGCACAGCAATTGTATGTGGTTCAGGCGAACCCGCTGATGTAGCCAAAACTATCAAGAAGTTTGCTAAAGCTAACGAAGTAGTTTCGTTTAAAGCAGCATTTGTTGATGGTGAAGTATTAGATGCAGAAACATCCGTTACCGTTGCGGATATGCTCACGAAAGATCAAGCCCGTGCTCAGTTGCTCGGTCTTCTCAATCAAGTGCCTACAAGCCTTGTTAGAGTTCTTAATGAGAAAGCAGCTACTATTGTTTACGTTCTTAACGCAATTGTCGAAAAAAATAAATAAAGGATTAATAAAATGTCTGAAGTTGTATTATCAGAAGCACACGAAGCACTCGTCAAATCTATCGAAGAAATGTCAGTACTTGAACTCACTACACTCGTTAAAGCTCTCGAAGACCGTCTCGGCGTATCTGCTGCTGCTCCAGTAGCTGTTGCTGCTGCTGGTGGCGCTGCTGCTCCTGCAGAAGCTGCAGAAGAGCAAACTGAGTTTGATGTAGTACTTGCAGCATACCCTGCTGACAAGAAAATCGCTGTAATTAAAGTTGTACGTTCTGCAACTGGTCTTGGTCTTAAGGACGCAAAAGATCTCGTTGAAGGCGCGCCTAAAACTGTTAAAGAAGCGGCTGCAAAAGACGAAGCTGACAAAATCAAGAAAGATCTTGAAGAAGCTGGTGCAACTGTTGAACTTAAGTAATTTAAGTTTAAACATAGCATAAAAAAACTCACAGTAGGGACCGGATTATTTCCGGTTCCTACTTTTCTTATTTTAATCCTTTAAGCCCGTGCAAGGTTACAACTTATGGCAATTCGTCAAAACTTTGGAAAACTTGAAGAAGTTATCGATACACCTGACTTGATTTCTGTTCAGCTTGAATCATTCAGAGAATTTTTACAGGAAACTACCAATCCTGATAGTCGTGAAAAAAAAGGTCTTCAAGAGGCTTTCAACGAAATTTTCCCGATTAAGAGCTTCGATGAAAACTGTATTTTAAATTTTGTCAAATATGAAATTGGCACCCCAAATGTGAACATGTATGATTGCCTAAAGGATGGCGAAAGCTACCAAGCTGGACTTCACGTTACATTCGAATTAGAAATTAAAGATGAAAACGGCAAATCCGAATTATTTGAAGAGCGCGTATTTATGGGTGATATCCCCGTAATGACCCCCCGTGCCACTTTCATCATTAATGGCGCAGAACGTGTAATTATCTCCCAGCTTCATAGAACGCCTGGTATCTGCTTTGAAGCAGGCAAATCTACAAGTAACAAAACACTTTATTCTTTCAGAATTATTCCAGATCGTGGTTCTTGGATGGAAGTCCAATATGACAACCATGACCTCATTTATATTTTCATGGATCGTCGTCGTAGACGTCGCAAATTCCTAATTAGTACTTTCCTCCGCGCTGTATATAGCGAAAGCAATTACGATCTTCTCGATTGTGTGTACGGTGTACAAAACGTCACTGTTGCGTCACTCGCAAAAGACGAAAGTACTCTTGCAGAAAAGATTCTCGTTGACGATATCACAGATGAAAATGGTACGCTCATTGCTAAGACTTTAGAGCCACTTTCATCTTCAATTCTTGACCTTGTTAAAGATGCAGGCGTTAAAAAGCTCGATATCGTTGATACTCACGAGCTCGGTACGACTTTCATCACTAACCTCGAAAAAGATCCTACGACTAATCGCGAAGATGCACTTAAGTACATCTACAAGAAAATGCGTCCTGGTGATCCAGCTAATATCGAGAATGCACAAGGTTTACTCAACCGTCTTTTCTTTGACCTCAAATCTTATGACTTGGGCAAAGTTGGTCGTTATAAGATTCAGCAGCGTTTACGCAATGCTTTTGATGGCGATCAGTTCAAATCTAAAGATTTACCTTTACCGACTGAGGAGCGTACATTAACGCCTTCCGACATGGTTGCAGCTACAATTACTCTGATGAAAATCAAAAATACTCACGGGCGAGTTGATGATATTGATCACTTGGGTAGCCGTCGTGTTCGTAGTGTTGGTGAACTCGTACAAAATCAATTCCGTTCAGGACTTAGCCGCACAGAGCGCCTTATTCGTGAGCGTATGACTCTTTATGATAAGAATAGCACGGCCATTATGCCTTCTAAGCTTATCAATCCTAAAGCACTTCAGAGTGTTGTTCGCGACTTTTTTGGTCGTTCACAACTTTCTCAGTTCATGGATCAAACTAACCCACTCTCAGAACTTACTGCAAAGCGTCGTCTTTCTGCATTAGGTCCAGGTGGATTAAGTCGTGAACGTGCTGGCTTCGAAGTTCGAGATGTTCACTCTTCTCACTACGGTAGAATTTGTCCTATTGAGACTCCAGAGGGACCAAATATTGGTCTTATTTCTTCACTTGCGTGTTACGCAAAAATCAACCCTTACGGTTTCCTAGAAACTCCTTACCGCAAATTCGTTGACGGTAAAGTGACTGAAGAGATCGAATACGTAACGGGCGATATTGAAGAAGATTTCGTAGTTGCTCAGGCAAATACAGTACTCAATGATGACAACACAGTTGCCGAAGCATACGTACTCGCTCGTACAGATGGTGACTCAGTCGAAGTTGAGAAAGATAAAATTACTCACATGGACGTTAGTCCAAAGCAGTTGATCTCTCCTGCTACAGGTTGTATCCCCTTCATTGAACACGATGATGCGAACCGCGCACTCATGGGGTCAAACATGCAACGTCAAGCCGTGCCACTCCTCAAGCCAGATTCACCACTCGTTGGTACAGGCATGGAAGCATTGGTTGCTAAAGGTTCTAGAGCCGTACTTACCGCTAAGGCTGATGGTATTGTTGCGAGTTCTGTGTCTGATAAAATCATCATCACTAAAGATGGCGTTTTAAAAGACGAAGAAGACCTTAAGCCTGAAAATATTTATAACCTCTACAAGTTCATGAGATCAAACTCTTCAACTTGTATGAACCAAAAGCCACTTGTTAAAGCTGGCGACGTCGTTAAAGCTGGCGATGTAATTGCTGATGGTTTCGGTACTGATAACGGTGAGCTTGCTCTCGGTCAAAACGTACTCGTTGCCTTCATGCCTTGGTGTGGTTACAACTTTGAGGATGCGATCATTATCTCTGAACGTCTAGTTCAAGATGACGTGTTCACTTCTATTCACATTGCTGAAGCGAGTATTCAAGCACGTGATACTAAGTTGGGCCCAGAAGAAATCACTCGCGACACACCAAATGTTGGTGAAGAAGCGCTCCGCAACCTCGGTCCAGAAGGTGTTATCCGTCTTGGTTCTGAAGTTGGACCTGGTGATATCCTCGTAGGTAAAATTACTCCTAAGTCAGAAACTGAACTTGCTCCTGAAGAACGTCTTCTCCGTGCAATTTTCGGTGACAAAGCTGCCGATGTGAAAGATTCTTCACTCTATGTTGCTTCTAGTACTTCTGGTATCGTGATGGATATTCGCGTAGACCGCAAAATCGATCCAACTAAAGCGGCTGTAACTAAGAGTGATCTTAAGCGTAAGCGTAAAGAAATTGATGCTGAATACAAAGTTCAGTACAATGAGTTCCTCGAAGATCTCGCTGAGAAACTCGGTGCAATCCTCTTAGGTTCTAAGCTTTCAAACGACATCGTCTCTAAAGATGGCAAAGAAACAATTATTGTCCCAGCTAATCGTAAGATCACGAAAGTTCTTCTTAGAAAACTTTCTGCTCAGCATGACAACTACACAATGGTTGACTCACCTGCAAAAGCTCAGATCGACGAAGTTATGGGTAACTTCAAACCACGTCTCAACGACATTCGTCTCCGTAACTCAGAGAAAATCGATCAACTCGCTGACGAAAACAGTCAAGAGCGCGGTGTTATAAAGTCAGTAAAAGTCTACATCGCTTCTAAGCGTAAGATCTCTGTAGGTGATAAAATGGCCGGTCGTCACGGTAACAAAGGTATTATTTCTAATATCGTACCAAAGTCTGACCTACCATTTATGAAAGACGGTACAGTTGTTGACATCATACTTAACCCGCTCGGTGTACCATCACGTATGAACGTTGGTCAGATCCTCGAGACTCACTTAGGTATGGCTGCTAATCGTATGGGTATCAAAATTGCTACTCCAGTATTCGATGGTTGCCCAGAGTCTATAATCAACGACATGCTAGAAGAAGTTGGTTACGATCGCGATGGTAAGGCACGTCTCTATGATGGTCGTACAGGTGATTCTTTCGACCAACGTATTACTGTCGGTATGATCTACATGCTTAAGCTTGATCACCTTGTGGTTAACAAAATTCACGCACGTGCGGTTGGTCCTTACTCGCTCGTTACACAACAGCCTCTTGGTGGTAAAGCACAGCACGGTGGTCAGCGTTTCGGTGAGATGGAAGTATGGGCACTCGAAGCTTACGGTGCCGCTTACACACTTCAGGAAATGCTCACAGTTAAATCCGATGACGTTGAAGGTAGAACTCGTATCTATGAGTCAATTGTTCGCGGTGACAATAGTTTAGTAGCCGGCTTGCCGGAATCATTTAATGTATTGATGAAAGAGATGATGAGTCTCTGTCTTGATATTCGTCTTAGAAAGGAATAGGAAATAATATGGAAAACGATATTCGTAGGAAATTATTCGCTGATGCCGGATCACGTGGTGGTACCAATTTCTCCCAGGTGACAATCAACTTGGCTAATCCGGACACCATTACTTCCTGGAGTAAAGGCGAAGTAAAAAACCCTGAGACAATTAACTACAGAACATTCAAGCCTGAAAAGGGCGGTTTGTTCTGCGAAAAGATTTTTGGTCCAACTAAGGACTGGGAATGTTCATGCGGTAAATTTAAACGTATCAAACACAAGGGCATTATTTGTGACCGTTGTGGCGTTGAAGTCACTAAGGCTCGCGTTCGTCGTGAGCGTATGGGTCACATCGATCTCGCTGTGCCTGTAACACACATTTGGTTCTTCAAATGTATGCCTTCACGTCTTGGTATGGTTCTCGATATGACTGCACGTAACCTCGAGAAAATCATTTATTACGAGGATTACATTGTAACTAATCCTGGCGATACGCCACTTCTTCCAAAGCAAATTCTTACTGATGCGGAATACCGCGAAAGTAAAGAGCTTTACGGCGATGATTTCGAAGCTTCAATGGGTGCATCTGCAGTCAAAGAACTTCTTTCACAAATCGTTCCAGAAGATCTCCTCGAGCAACTTAAGGGTGAAATGGCTGCGACTCGCTCAAAAGCTAATCACAAAAAGATTGCTAAGCGTATGCGTCTCATGGAAGGTTTCATTGCAAACAACTCACGTCCTGAGTGGATGATCATTGAAACACTCCCAGTAATCCCACCAGATTTACGTCCTCTCGTGCCACTCGATGGTGGTCGTTTTGCGACATCTGACTTGAATGACCTTTACCGTCGTGTTATCAACCGTAATAACCGTTTGAAGAATCTTCTTCACTTGCGTACTCCGGACGTTATCGTTCGTAATGAGAAGCGCATGTTACAAGAAGCGGTTGACTCACTCCTTGATAATGGTCGTCATGGTCGTGCTGTAACAGGTGCTTCTAACCGTCAGCTTAAATCGCTTTCAGATATGCTTAAAGGTAAGCAAGGTCGTTTCCGTCAGAACTTACTTGGTAAGCGTGTTGACTACTCTGGCCGTTCTGTAATTGTTGTTGGTCCTGAGCTTAAACTCCACCAGTGTGGTATTCCTAAGCAAATGGCTATGGTTCTTTTTGAGCCCTTCATTATCCGTAAGTTGAAAGACAATGGCGTAGCACACACAGTACGTGCAGCGAAGAAAATGATTGAGCGCGGTGCTCCTGAAGTATGGGATGTACTTGAGTCAGTGACGAAAGGTCACCCAGTTATGCTTAACCGTGCTCCTACTCTTCACAGACTTTCTATCCAGGCTTTTGACCCTGTGTTGATCGAAGGTAAAGCACTTCGTATTCACCCACTCGTTTGTACTGCATATAATGCCGACTTCGATGGTGACCAGATGGCTGTACACGTACCGCTTTCAAACGAAGCTCAGCTCGAGTGTAAACTCTTGCTTCTTTCTCCTAATAATATTCTTTCCCCTGCCAATGGTAAGCCACTCTGTACGCCAACTCAAGATATGACTCTTGGTTGCTACTACGTTTCTTACTTATCAAAAGCAGCAGAGATGCGCGCCAATCACTTACGTGAGTTTGATGCAGCAGCTAAAGCTTATTACGCAGCGCCTAAGCACACTAAGAAAGAAAAGAGAATTTTTGACGAGTTCCTCGGTGACATGAGAACAGTTAAATACTTCGATAAATTTAGTGATGTTCTTTGGGCACTTGAAAAAGGTAGCGTCAAATTACATGAGATTATCAAGTACAAAAACCCTGATTTTGGTACTGAAACTACTTGGGGTGACAAGGATCTTAAATTCCTCGTTACAACTCCTGGTCGTTGTGTCTTCCACCAAATCTGGGATGACAAACTTGGTTTCCTCAATAAAACTGTTACTAAGAAAACTCTTTCCGACATGATTAACGACGCTTTCGAAATCATTGGTCGTGCAAAAACTGTAGAAGTTA encodes:
- the rplJ gene encoding 50S ribosomal protein L10; translated protein: MRQEKTILVDHIQTILDESNNFFLISYMGLNVSQLEELKTELKANEATLQVHKNTLIKKAAEGKPYSDLSNLELTGGTAIVCGSGEPADVAKTIKKFAKANEVVSFKAAFVDGEVLDAETSVTVADMLTKDQARAQLLGLLNQVPTSLVRVLNEKAATIVYVLNAIVEKNK
- the rpoB gene encoding DNA-directed RNA polymerase subunit beta, translating into MAIRQNFGKLEEVIDTPDLISVQLESFREFLQETTNPDSREKKGLQEAFNEIFPIKSFDENCILNFVKYEIGTPNVNMYDCLKDGESYQAGLHVTFELEIKDENGKSELFEERVFMGDIPVMTPRATFIINGAERVIISQLHRTPGICFEAGKSTSNKTLYSFRIIPDRGSWMEVQYDNHDLIYIFMDRRRRRRKFLISTFLRAVYSESNYDLLDCVYGVQNVTVASLAKDESTLAEKILVDDITDENGTLIAKTLEPLSSSILDLVKDAGVKKLDIVDTHELGTTFITNLEKDPTTNREDALKYIYKKMRPGDPANIENAQGLLNRLFFDLKSYDLGKVGRYKIQQRLRNAFDGDQFKSKDLPLPTEERTLTPSDMVAATITLMKIKNTHGRVDDIDHLGSRRVRSVGELVQNQFRSGLSRTERLIRERMTLYDKNSTAIMPSKLINPKALQSVVRDFFGRSQLSQFMDQTNPLSELTAKRRLSALGPGGLSRERAGFEVRDVHSSHYGRICPIETPEGPNIGLISSLACYAKINPYGFLETPYRKFVDGKVTEEIEYVTGDIEEDFVVAQANTVLNDDNTVAEAYVLARTDGDSVEVEKDKITHMDVSPKQLISPATGCIPFIEHDDANRALMGSNMQRQAVPLLKPDSPLVGTGMEALVAKGSRAVLTAKADGIVASSVSDKIIITKDGVLKDEEDLKPENIYNLYKFMRSNSSTCMNQKPLVKAGDVVKAGDVIADGFGTDNGELALGQNVLVAFMPWCGYNFEDAIIISERLVQDDVFTSIHIAEASIQARDTKLGPEEITRDTPNVGEEALRNLGPEGVIRLGSEVGPGDILVGKITPKSETELAPEERLLRAIFGDKAADVKDSSLYVASSTSGIVMDIRVDRKIDPTKAAVTKSDLKRKRKEIDAEYKVQYNEFLEDLAEKLGAILLGSKLSNDIVSKDGKETIIVPANRKITKVLLRKLSAQHDNYTMVDSPAKAQIDEVMGNFKPRLNDIRLRNSEKIDQLADENSQERGVIKSVKVYIASKRKISVGDKMAGRHGNKGIISNIVPKSDLPFMKDGTVVDIILNPLGVPSRMNVGQILETHLGMAANRMGIKIATPVFDGCPESIINDMLEEVGYDRDGKARLYDGRTGDSFDQRITVGMIYMLKLDHLVVNKIHARAVGPYSLVTQQPLGGKAQHGGQRFGEMEVWALEAYGAAYTLQEMLTVKSDDVEGRTRIYESIVRGDNSLVAGLPESFNVLMKEMMSLCLDIRLRKE
- the rplL gene encoding 50S ribosomal protein L7/L12 yields the protein MSEVVLSEAHEALVKSIEEMSVLELTTLVKALEDRLGVSAAAPVAVAAAGGAAAPAEAAEEQTEFDVVLAAYPADKKIAVIKVVRSATGLGLKDAKDLVEGAPKTVKEAAAKDEADKIKKDLEEAGATVELK